In Scomber scombrus chromosome 17, fScoSco1.1, whole genome shotgun sequence, the following proteins share a genomic window:
- the LOC133997992 gene encoding NACHT, LRR and PYD domains-containing protein 3-like, with protein SEVLSGQSVQQHQTQLDSIFMLLEENISRFVKNELKKMQKALSPDYPECLESQREDEEVLDGEEEEQRRSSREAFLKITLHFLRRMKQEELAERLQSKTFCTQCQLKLKSNLKEKFQCLFEGIAKAGNPTLLNQIYTPLYITEETTAEVNDEHEIRQIETASRKPVRPETTIRQEDIFKASPGRDEPIRTVMTKGVAGIGKTVLTQKFTLDWAEDKANQDIHFTFPFTFRDLNVLKEKKYSLVELVHHFFTETKEAGICRFEEFQVVFIFDGLDECRLPLDFHNTEILTDVTESTSVDVLLTNLIRGKLLPSARLWITTRPAAANQIPPECVGMVTEVRGFTDPQKEEYFRKRFRDEEHARTIISHIKTSRSLHIMCHIPVFCWITATVLEVVLKSRDGGELPKTLTEMYIHFLVVQSKLKKVKYDGGAGTDPHWSPDSRMMIESLGKLAFEQLQKGNLIFYESDLTECGIDIRAASVCSGVFTQVFKEERGLYQDKVFCFVHLSVQEFLAALHVHLTFIKSGVNLLAEEQTTSWLSKVFKEKNNLKHLYQTSVDEALKSPNGHLDLFLRFLLGLSMKTNQTYLNGLLKKTGRSFHTNQVIVEYIKKKISENVSAERSINLFHCLNELNDRSLVEEIQQYLRSGSLSTDLLSPAQWSALGFILLSSEKDLDVFDLKKYSASEEALLRLLPVVKASNTAMLTECNLSERSCAALSSVLSSQSSSLRELDLSNNNLQDSGMKILSAGLESPHCTLETLRLSGCNLSERSCTALPSVLISQSSCLRDLDLSNNNLQDSGTKILSAGLESPHCTLETLRLTVCNLSERSCAALSSVLSSQSSSLRDLDLSNNNLQDSGVKQLSAGLESPHCTLETLRLTDCNLSERSCAALSSVLSSQSSSLRDLDLSNNNLQDSGVKQLSAGLESPHCTLETLSLSGCLITEEGCASLASALNSNPSHLRELDLSYNHPGDSGEKLLSDGLKDPHWRLDTLRVDHGGEHRLKPGLKKYFCELTLDTNTVHRKLKLSENNRKVTCVEEVQSYPDHPDRFDNWVQLLCRNGLTGRCYWEVEWRGGINISVSYRGISRKEYSDDSRFGRNGQSWSLNCSDGGYSVCHNSRGTYIPSSSSSSSSSVSNRVAVYVDCPAGTLSFYRVSSDTLIHLHTFNTTFTEPLCPGFGFSLRPGASVSLCPLS; from the exons agcagaggaggagcagcagagaggcatttctgaagatcacactgcacttcctgaggagaatgaagcaggaggagctggctgagcgtctgcagagca AGACATTTTGTACACAGTGCCAActtaaactcaagtctaacctgaaGGAaaagttccagtgtctgtttgaggggatcgctaaagcaggaaacccaacccttctgaatcagatctacacaccgctctacatcacagaggaaacgactgcagaggtcaatgatgaacatgagatcagacagattgaaacagcatccaggaaaccagtcagaccagaaacaacaatcagacaagaagatatctttaaagcctcacctggaagagatgaaccaatcagaacagtgatgacaaagggagtggctggcattgggaaaacagtcttaacacagaagttcactctggactgggctgaagacaaagccaaccaggacatacacttcacatttccattcactttcagagacctgaatgtgctgaaagagaaaaagtacagcttggtggaacttgttcatcacttctttactgaaaccaaagaagcaggaatctgcaggtttgaagagttccaggttgtgttcatctttgacggtctggatgagtgtcgacttcctctggacttccacaacactgagatcctgactgatgttacagagtccacctcagtggatgtgctgctgacaaacctcatcagggggaaactgcttccctctgctcgcctctggataaccacacgacctgcagcagccaatcagatccctcctgagtgtgttggcatggtgacagaggtcagagggttcactgacccacagaaggaggagtacttcaggaagagattcagagatgaggagcacgccagaaccatcatctcccacatcaagacatcacgaagcctccacatcatgtgccacatcccagtcttctgctggatcactgctacagttctggaggttgtgttgaaaagcagagatggaggagagctgcccaagaccctgactgagatgtacatccacttcctggtggttcagtccaaactgaagaaggtcaagtatgatggaggagctgggacagatccacactggagtccagacaGCAGGatgatgattgagtctctgggaaaactggcttttgagcagctgcagaaaggcaacctgatcttctatgaatcagacctgacagagtgtggcattgatatcagagcagcctcagtgtgctcaggagtgttcacacaggtctttaaagaggagagagggctgtaccaggacaaggtgttctgctttgtccatctgagtgttcaggagtttctggctgctcttcatgtccatctgacattcatcaagtccggagtcaatctgctggcagaagaacaaacaacatcctggttgtctaaagtctttaaagagaaaaataatctaaaacaTCTCTACCAGACGTCTGTGGACGAGGctttaaagagtccaaatggacacctggacttgttcctccgcttcctcctgggtctttcaatGAAGACCAACCAGACTTACCTAAATGGTCTGCtgaaaaagacaggaagaagctTCCACACAAATCAGGTGATAGttgagtacatcaagaagaagatcagtgagaatgtgtctgcagaaagaagcatcaatctgttccactgtctgaatgaactgaatgatcgttctctagtggaggagatccaacagtacctgagatcaggaagtctctccacagatttactgtctcctgctcagtggtcagctctgggcttcatcttactgtcatcagaaaaagatctggatgtgtttgacctgaagaaatactctgcttcagaggaggctcttctgaggctgctgccagtggtcaaagcttCAAATACAGCTAT GCTGACTGAATGTAACCtgtcagagagaagctgtgcagctctgtcctcagttctcagctcccagtcctctagtctgagagagctggacctgagtaacaacaacctgcaggattcaggaatGAAgattctgtctgctggactggagagtccacactgtacactggaaactctcag ACtgagtggctgtaacctctcagagagaagctgtacAGCTCTGCCCTCAGTTCTCATTTCCCAGTCCTCctgtctgagagatctggacctgagtaacaacaacctgcaggattcaggaacGAAGATTCTGTCTGCTGGattggagagtccacactgtacactggaaactctcag GCTGACTGTCTGTAACCTCTcggagagaagctgtgcagctctgtcctcagttctcagctcccagtcctctagtctgagagatctggacctgagtaacaacaacctgcaggattcaggagtgaagcagctttctgctggattggagagtccacactgtacacttgAAACCCTCAG GCTGACTGACTGTAatctctcagagagaagctgtgcagctctgtcctcagttctcagctcccagtcctctagtctgagagatctggacctgagtaacaacaacctgcaggattcaggagtgaagcagctttctgctggactggagagtccacactgtacactggaaactctcag tctgtcaggatgtctgatcacagaggaaggctgtgcttctctggcctcagctctgaactccaacccctcccatctgagagagctggacctgagctacaatcatccaggagactcaggagagaagcttctgtctgatggactgaaggatccacactggagactggacactctcag GGTGGACCATGGTGGAGAGCACAGGTTAAAACCTGGTCTGAAGAAGT atttctgtgaactcacactggacacaaacacagtacacagaaaactcaaactatctgaaaacaacaggaaggtgacatgTGTGGAGGAGgttcagtcatatcctgatcatccagacagatttgacaactgggttcagctgctgtgtagaaatggtctgactggtcgctgttactgggaggtcgagtggagagggGGAAttaatatatcagtgagttacagaggaatcagcagGAAAGAATACAGTGATGACAGCAGGTTTGGAAGAAACggtcagtcctggagtctgaaCTGCTCTGATGGTGGTTACTCTGTTTGTCACAATAGCAGAGGAACAtacatcccctcctcctcctcctcctcctcctcctctgtctctaacagagtagcagtgtatgtggactgtcctgctggcactctgtccttctacagagtctcctctgacacactgatccacctccacaccttcaacaccacattcactgaaccccTGTGTCCTGGGTTTGGGTTCAGTCTTCGTCCTGGtgcctcagtgtctctgtgtcctctgtcttAG